From a region of the Zonotrichia albicollis isolate bZonAlb1 chromosome 5, bZonAlb1.hap1, whole genome shotgun sequence genome:
- the LOC102062978 gene encoding ras association domain-containing protein 6 isoform X4, which produces MKKVTMKAQHLPSVFINEEKFVTREQLSSLLKNYNSYYSDQENLQLTYNQEGSTPFIEGILSIFWGVRHPIRLKIQDEKQIPSFVTLKSTENVSFFPSKRGMTRWGEFDDLHHISGDTLKSTEEQPDLQQSYPCYESHTLRSRREQELDCATLPRSSSDAAAVRRRTKLPTITRTEVETHRFSINGHFYNHETSVFTPAFGSETKIRINSQMRTRQVIEQLLRKFKIENSPHEFALYVIHASGEKKQLRSRDVPLLHRLLQGPSQKVAKFFLMDRDVEEISSDVAQYISFHLPFLESILHRINEEEKQEIQQTTARYTREKRLIQQHLRSRSVQKTETTV; this is translated from the exons ATGAAGAAAGTGACTATGAAGGCACAGCATCTGCCTTCTGTTTTCATCAATGAAGAGAAGTTCGTAACCAG AGAGCAGCTCAGTTCTCTTCTGAAGAATTATAACTCTTACTATTCAGATCAAGAGAATCTGCAACTGACATATAATCAG GAAGGAAGCACCCCCTTCATTGAAGGAATCCTGTCGATATTCTGGGGCGTGCGGCATCCTATCAGATTAAAGATTCAGGATGAGAAGCAAATACCCTCTTTTGTAACCCTGAAGTCAACAGAGAATGTGAGCTTTTTCCCCAGTAAAAG GGGAATGACTCGCTGGGGAGAGTTTGATGACCTCCATCACATCAGCGGGGATACACTGAAATCTACGGAGGAGCAGCCAGACCTCCAGCAAA GTTATCCATGCTATGAAAGTCACACCCTCAGgtccaggagggagcaggagctcGACTGTGCCACCCTGCCCCGCAGCAGCAGCGATGCCGCGGCCGTGCGCAGGAGGACCAAGCTCCCCACCATCACCAGGACAGAAGTAGAAACTCACAGGTTCTCTATCAATGGCCACTTCTACAACCACGAG ACGTCCGTTTTCACTCCGGCTTTTGGGTCAGAAACCAAAATAAGAATCAACAGCCAGATGAGAACCAGACAAGTGATAGAGCAGTTGCTTCGGAAGTTTAAG atagAAAACAGCCCCCATGAATTTGCACTTTACGTTATCCATGCATCTGGAG aaaagaagcagctgaggagTAGAGACGTTCCCTTGCtgcacaggctgctgcaggggcccTCTCAGAAGGTTGCCAAGTTCTTTCTCATGGATAGGGATGTGGAAGAGATCAGCAGTGAT GTGGCTCAGTACATTTCATTCCATCTTCCCTTCTTGGAATCCATTCTGCACAGAATAAATGAAGAGGAGAAGCAGGAGATTCAACAGACAACTGCAAG GTACACACGAGAGAAGAGGCTGATCCAGCAGCACCTGCGCAGTCGGAGCGTTCAGAAAACAGAGACCACGGTGTGA
- the LOC102062978 gene encoding ras association domain-containing protein 6 isoform X2 produces the protein MKKVTMKAQHLPSVFINEEKFVTREQLSSLLKNYNSYYSDQENLQLTYNQQEGSTPFIEGILSIFWGVRHPIRLKIQDEKQIPSFVTLKSTENVSFFPSKRGMTRWGEFDDLHHISGDTLKSTEEQPDLQQSYPCYESHTLRSRREQELDCATLPRSSSDAAAVRRRTKLPTITRTEVETHRFSINGHFYNHETSVFTPAFGSETKIRINSQMRTRQVIEQLLRKFKIENSPHEFALYVIHASGEKKQLRSRDVPLLHRLLQGPSQKVAKFFLMDRDVEEISSDVAQYISFHLPFLESILHRINEEEKQEIQQTTARYTREKRLIQQHLRSRSVQKTETTV, from the exons ATGAAGAAAGTGACTATGAAGGCACAGCATCTGCCTTCTGTTTTCATCAATGAAGAGAAGTTCGTAACCAG AGAGCAGCTCAGTTCTCTTCTGAAGAATTATAACTCTTACTATTCAGATCAAGAGAATCTGCAACTGACATATAATCAG CAGGAAGGAAGCACCCCCTTCATTGAAGGAATCCTGTCGATATTCTGGGGCGTGCGGCATCCTATCAGATTAAAGATTCAGGATGAGAAGCAAATACCCTCTTTTGTAACCCTGAAGTCAACAGAGAATGTGAGCTTTTTCCCCAGTAAAAG GGGAATGACTCGCTGGGGAGAGTTTGATGACCTCCATCACATCAGCGGGGATACACTGAAATCTACGGAGGAGCAGCCAGACCTCCAGCAAA GTTATCCATGCTATGAAAGTCACACCCTCAGgtccaggagggagcaggagctcGACTGTGCCACCCTGCCCCGCAGCAGCAGCGATGCCGCGGCCGTGCGCAGGAGGACCAAGCTCCCCACCATCACCAGGACAGAAGTAGAAACTCACAGGTTCTCTATCAATGGCCACTTCTACAACCACGAG ACGTCCGTTTTCACTCCGGCTTTTGGGTCAGAAACCAAAATAAGAATCAACAGCCAGATGAGAACCAGACAAGTGATAGAGCAGTTGCTTCGGAAGTTTAAG atagAAAACAGCCCCCATGAATTTGCACTTTACGTTATCCATGCATCTGGAG aaaagaagcagctgaggagTAGAGACGTTCCCTTGCtgcacaggctgctgcaggggcccTCTCAGAAGGTTGCCAAGTTCTTTCTCATGGATAGGGATGTGGAAGAGATCAGCAGTGAT GTGGCTCAGTACATTTCATTCCATCTTCCCTTCTTGGAATCCATTCTGCACAGAATAAATGAAGAGGAGAAGCAGGAGATTCAACAGACAACTGCAAG GTACACACGAGAGAAGAGGCTGATCCAGCAGCACCTGCGCAGTCGGAGCGTTCAGAAAACAGAGACCACGGTGTGA
- the LOC102062978 gene encoding ras association domain-containing protein 6 isoform X1: MPRSRLRERRVRLLLRFSCSDRPAREQLSSLLKNYNSYYSDQENLQLTYNQQEGSTPFIEGILSIFWGVRHPIRLKIQDEKQIPSFVTLKSTENVSFFPSKRGMTRWGEFDDLHHISGDTLKSTEEQPDLQQSYPCYESHTLRSRREQELDCATLPRSSSDAAAVRRRTKLPTITRTEVETHRFSINGHFYNHETSVFTPAFGSETKIRINSQMRTRQVIEQLLRKFKIENSPHEFALYVIHASGEKKQLRSRDVPLLHRLLQGPSQKVAKFFLMDRDVEEISSDVAQYISFHLPFLESILHRINEEEKQEIQQTTARYTREKRLIQQHLRSRSVQKTETTV; the protein is encoded by the exons AGAGCAGCTCAGTTCTCTTCTGAAGAATTATAACTCTTACTATTCAGATCAAGAGAATCTGCAACTGACATATAATCAG CAGGAAGGAAGCACCCCCTTCATTGAAGGAATCCTGTCGATATTCTGGGGCGTGCGGCATCCTATCAGATTAAAGATTCAGGATGAGAAGCAAATACCCTCTTTTGTAACCCTGAAGTCAACAGAGAATGTGAGCTTTTTCCCCAGTAAAAG GGGAATGACTCGCTGGGGAGAGTTTGATGACCTCCATCACATCAGCGGGGATACACTGAAATCTACGGAGGAGCAGCCAGACCTCCAGCAAA GTTATCCATGCTATGAAAGTCACACCCTCAGgtccaggagggagcaggagctcGACTGTGCCACCCTGCCCCGCAGCAGCAGCGATGCCGCGGCCGTGCGCAGGAGGACCAAGCTCCCCACCATCACCAGGACAGAAGTAGAAACTCACAGGTTCTCTATCAATGGCCACTTCTACAACCACGAG ACGTCCGTTTTCACTCCGGCTTTTGGGTCAGAAACCAAAATAAGAATCAACAGCCAGATGAGAACCAGACAAGTGATAGAGCAGTTGCTTCGGAAGTTTAAG atagAAAACAGCCCCCATGAATTTGCACTTTACGTTATCCATGCATCTGGAG aaaagaagcagctgaggagTAGAGACGTTCCCTTGCtgcacaggctgctgcaggggcccTCTCAGAAGGTTGCCAAGTTCTTTCTCATGGATAGGGATGTGGAAGAGATCAGCAGTGAT GTGGCTCAGTACATTTCATTCCATCTTCCCTTCTTGGAATCCATTCTGCACAGAATAAATGAAGAGGAGAAGCAGGAGATTCAACAGACAACTGCAAG GTACACACGAGAGAAGAGGCTGATCCAGCAGCACCTGCGCAGTCGGAGCGTTCAGAAAACAGAGACCACGGTGTGA
- the LOC102062978 gene encoding ras association domain-containing protein 6 isoform X3: MPRSRLRERRVRLLLRFSCSDRPAREQLSSLLKNYNSYYSDQENLQLTYNQEGSTPFIEGILSIFWGVRHPIRLKIQDEKQIPSFVTLKSTENVSFFPSKRGMTRWGEFDDLHHISGDTLKSTEEQPDLQQSYPCYESHTLRSRREQELDCATLPRSSSDAAAVRRRTKLPTITRTEVETHRFSINGHFYNHETSVFTPAFGSETKIRINSQMRTRQVIEQLLRKFKIENSPHEFALYVIHASGEKKQLRSRDVPLLHRLLQGPSQKVAKFFLMDRDVEEISSDVAQYISFHLPFLESILHRINEEEKQEIQQTTARYTREKRLIQQHLRSRSVQKTETTV, from the exons AGAGCAGCTCAGTTCTCTTCTGAAGAATTATAACTCTTACTATTCAGATCAAGAGAATCTGCAACTGACATATAATCAG GAAGGAAGCACCCCCTTCATTGAAGGAATCCTGTCGATATTCTGGGGCGTGCGGCATCCTATCAGATTAAAGATTCAGGATGAGAAGCAAATACCCTCTTTTGTAACCCTGAAGTCAACAGAGAATGTGAGCTTTTTCCCCAGTAAAAG GGGAATGACTCGCTGGGGAGAGTTTGATGACCTCCATCACATCAGCGGGGATACACTGAAATCTACGGAGGAGCAGCCAGACCTCCAGCAAA GTTATCCATGCTATGAAAGTCACACCCTCAGgtccaggagggagcaggagctcGACTGTGCCACCCTGCCCCGCAGCAGCAGCGATGCCGCGGCCGTGCGCAGGAGGACCAAGCTCCCCACCATCACCAGGACAGAAGTAGAAACTCACAGGTTCTCTATCAATGGCCACTTCTACAACCACGAG ACGTCCGTTTTCACTCCGGCTTTTGGGTCAGAAACCAAAATAAGAATCAACAGCCAGATGAGAACCAGACAAGTGATAGAGCAGTTGCTTCGGAAGTTTAAG atagAAAACAGCCCCCATGAATTTGCACTTTACGTTATCCATGCATCTGGAG aaaagaagcagctgaggagTAGAGACGTTCCCTTGCtgcacaggctgctgcaggggcccTCTCAGAAGGTTGCCAAGTTCTTTCTCATGGATAGGGATGTGGAAGAGATCAGCAGTGAT GTGGCTCAGTACATTTCATTCCATCTTCCCTTCTTGGAATCCATTCTGCACAGAATAAATGAAGAGGAGAAGCAGGAGATTCAACAGACAACTGCAAG GTACACACGAGAGAAGAGGCTGATCCAGCAGCACCTGCGCAGTCGGAGCGTTCAGAAAACAGAGACCACGGTGTGA